The following proteins come from a genomic window of Desulfovulcanus ferrireducens:
- the ilvD gene encoding dihydroxy-acid dehydratase yields the protein MRSHKMTKGLEKAPHRSLLHALGLTREEMNRPLIGIVNSANEIVPGHLHLDQIARAVKAGVRMAGGTPIEFPTIGVCDGLAMNHEGMRFSLPSRELIADSIEIMATAHPFDALVLIPNCDKVVPGMLMAMLRLDIPAVLISGGPMLAGEFQGQPVDLISVFEGVGKVKSGQMDEDTLAELELKACPGCGSCSGMFTANSMNCLAEAIGLALPGNGTIPAVSSNRIHLAKQAGMQIIKLLDKNITPRKIVTKESIANAVRVDMALGCSTNTVLHLPAIFAEAGLNVDLDIFDRLSKTTPNLCRLSPAGQDHLEDLNRAGGILAVISELSKKDLVNLDVLTVTGQTLGENLNRLKPKVLDYSVIRPIDEPYSAEGGIAILKGSLAPQGAVVKQSAVATEMMERTGSARVFEAEEEAVAAILDGKISKGDIVIIRNEGPKGGPGMREMLTPTSAIAGMGLDKDVALITDGRFSGGTRGAAIGHVSPEAAEGGPIAVVEDGDKIRIDIPNRILDILISEDELESRLKKITKKEKPIRSRFLRRYSKLASSASSGAMFKD from the coding sequence ATGCGAAGTCATAAAATGACCAAAGGATTGGAAAAGGCCCCGCATCGGAGCTTACTTCATGCCCTGGGCTTGACCAGAGAGGAAATGAATCGCCCCCTGATCGGTATTGTTAATTCAGCAAACGAGATCGTCCCCGGTCATTTACATTTGGACCAGATAGCCAGGGCGGTTAAGGCTGGAGTCCGTATGGCCGGTGGTACACCCATTGAATTTCCAACCATTGGTGTTTGTGACGGCCTGGCCATGAACCATGAAGGCATGCGTTTTAGTTTGCCCAGCCGGGAACTAATTGCTGATTCCATAGAGATTATGGCTACTGCCCATCCATTTGATGCCTTAGTCCTGATCCCCAATTGTGACAAGGTGGTGCCGGGAATGCTTATGGCCATGCTGAGGCTGGACATCCCCGCTGTTCTCATCAGTGGAGGGCCTATGCTTGCGGGAGAATTTCAAGGTCAACCAGTCGACCTGATTTCTGTTTTTGAAGGCGTGGGTAAGGTCAAGAGTGGCCAAATGGACGAAGATACCCTGGCAGAATTGGAATTAAAGGCATGTCCAGGCTGTGGTTCCTGTTCTGGGATGTTTACGGCCAACTCTATGAACTGTCTTGCTGAGGCCATTGGCTTGGCTTTGCCAGGAAATGGAACCATTCCGGCAGTTTCTAGTAACCGTATTCACCTGGCCAAGCAGGCAGGCATGCAGATTATAAAACTTTTGGACAAAAATATTACCCCCCGCAAGATTGTAACTAAAGAAAGCATAGCCAATGCTGTTAGGGTGGACATGGCCCTGGGCTGTTCAACCAATACAGTCCTTCATTTGCCAGCCATATTTGCCGAAGCAGGTTTGAATGTGGACCTCGATATCTTCGATAGGTTGAGTAAGACAACACCAAATTTGTGCCGTTTATCACCTGCTGGGCAGGATCACCTGGAAGACCTTAACCGGGCTGGAGGAATTTTAGCGGTCATTTCAGAACTCTCCAAAAAGGATTTAGTGAACCTGGATGTATTAACCGTGACTGGTCAGACGTTAGGCGAAAATCTTAACCGGCTGAAACCAAAAGTACTTGACTATAGTGTCATCCGCCCGATTGATGAGCCCTACAGCGCGGAAGGGGGCATTGCCATTTTAAAGGGCAGTCTGGCTCCCCAGGGTGCAGTGGTCAAACAATCAGCAGTGGCCACTGAAATGATGGAGCGTACAGGCTCAGCCAGGGTTTTTGAGGCTGAAGAAGAGGCCGTGGCTGCTATCCTGGACGGTAAGATTAGCAAAGGGGATATTGTGATCATTCGCAATGAAGGCCCAAAAGGCGGGCCGGGAATGAGGGAAATGCTTACCCCTACCTCGGCTATTGCCGGCATGGGGTTGGATAAAGATGTAGCTTTGATCACCGATGGTCGTTTTAGCGGCGGAACAAGGGGGGCTGCCATAGGCCATGTCTCGCCGGAAGCTGCTGAAGGTGGTCCTATTGCCGTGGTTGAAGACGGGGACAAAATTCGCATTGATATCCCTAATAGAATTCTGGATATTCTGATCAGTGAGGATGAACTGGAGTCCAGGTTGAAAAAAATAACAAAAAAAGAAAAGCCAATCCGTTCACGCTTTTTGCGTCGTTATAGTAAGCTGGCCAGTTCAGCCTCTTCAGGCGCAATGTTCAAGGACTAA
- a CDS encoding class I SAM-dependent methyltransferase encodes MPWSDEIAEKYDSWAETRSGQFALEQEKRLIQRLVSTWPRRRQKLLELGCGTGIFLEFFWEAGFDVSGIDSSRGMLARARKRLGHRVELHLGRAEDLPFEDNEFDFVAIITVLEFCEHPETVIKEAARVARKGMVIGFLNKHSLYYLTHGLNYPGARKSLLRQARWYSWLEMRKIIYKTLGPQKTCSRSVLPGSPLFWRDCAGLKYLHKILWPPFVGSFIGMRIDLIKTATIQTPLMIFGSEPAN; translated from the coding sequence ATGCCTTGGTCAGATGAGATTGCCGAAAAATATGATTCCTGGGCCGAGACTAGATCAGGCCAGTTTGCCCTGGAGCAAGAAAAGAGGCTTATTCAACGACTGGTTTCTACCTGGCCCAGACGGAGACAAAAGTTATTGGAGCTTGGCTGCGGAACGGGTATTTTTTTGGAATTTTTCTGGGAAGCTGGTTTTGATGTCTCCGGAATTGACAGTTCCAGGGGAATGCTGGCCAGGGCAAGAAAAAGACTGGGGCACAGGGTAGAATTACATCTGGGGCGGGCGGAAGACCTCCCTTTTGAAGACAATGAATTTGACTTTGTGGCCATCATCACTGTCCTGGAGTTTTGTGAGCACCCTGAAACAGTGATTAAAGAAGCAGCCAGGGTAGCCCGCAAAGGAATGGTCATTGGCTTTTTAAATAAGCACTCCCTCTATTATTTGACTCATGGTTTAAACTATCCTGGAGCGCGGAAAAGCTTACTCAGACAGGCCCGCTGGTATTCTTGGCTGGAGATGCGTAAAATTATTTATAAAACCCTGGGCCCCCAGAAAACTTGTTCACGTTCGGTTTTGCCCGGCTCTCCCTTGTTTTGGCGTGACTGCGCCGGACTTAAATATTTACATAAAATCTTATGGCCACCTTTTGTCGGTTCATTTATTGGTATGCGTATAGACCTGATTAAAACGGCCACCATTCAGACCCCGCTGATGATTTTCGGATCCGAACCTGCTAATTAA